Proteins encoded together in one Neobacillus sp. FSL H8-0543 window:
- a CDS encoding DUF2268 domain-containing putative Zn-dependent protease (predicted Zn-dependent protease with a strongly conserved HExxH motif) produces MGIIQTNQWLEEEFNRPTKICKKLLPVFQGQEEEEIYQQLLSYGMYKPSRATKGIYESLKKNNVWEKAEQLFHTYKKKWGGPDIPIYIFPIGQKVGFFTRQEKVKGGVSFHDKMFLFLSDKVSVSELEALFVHEYHHVCRLNKQEKGFKEYTLLDSIIIEGLAEYAVLKNCGRKYLADWCTMYTESEMLQLWGKYLQNQLNKKKIEKGHDELLYGGGRVPDLLGYAIGYRIVENYYQEHRYSTILSFKIPAKSYLEADKIFTTKGN; encoded by the coding sequence ATGGGAATCATACAAACAAACCAATGGTTAGAAGAAGAGTTTAATCGCCCAACGAAAATTTGCAAGAAGCTGCTTCCAGTATTCCAGGGTCAAGAGGAAGAGGAAATTTATCAACAGTTATTGAGTTATGGGATGTATAAGCCCTCAAGGGCAACGAAGGGTATTTATGAATCGCTTAAGAAAAATAATGTCTGGGAGAAGGCAGAGCAGCTGTTTCATACCTACAAAAAAAAATGGGGCGGTCCGGATATACCTATTTATATATTCCCTATCGGTCAGAAAGTGGGTTTTTTTACACGGCAAGAAAAAGTAAAAGGAGGAGTATCATTCCATGATAAAATGTTTCTCTTCCTTTCTGACAAGGTAAGTGTGAGTGAATTGGAGGCGCTTTTTGTCCATGAATACCATCATGTTTGTCGATTGAACAAACAAGAGAAGGGGTTTAAAGAATATACCTTATTGGATTCTATCATTATTGAAGGACTTGCAGAGTATGCCGTTTTAAAAAATTGCGGAAGGAAATATTTAGCCGATTGGTGTACCATGTATACAGAATCAGAAATGCTCCAGCTATGGGGGAAATATTTGCAAAACCAATTAAATAAGAAAAAAATCGAAAAAGGACATGACGAGCTGTTATATGGCGGTGGCAGGGTACCAGATTTGCTCGGTTACGCGATAGGATATAGAATCGTTGAAAATTATTACCAAGAACATAGATACTCTACGATATTATCATTCAAGATACCAGCAAAAAGTTATTTAGAGGCCGATAAAATTTTTACAACAAAAGGAAATTAA
- a CDS encoding YjbA family protein, with protein sequence MLYLHDVWVNWFEGEENGYNVCHFHEWRKDDGVELLDQVPLVKVEEILFNYIENDLSELPQQLLDDIFQKAYLRKNHERVQLEYCFVVTDGVGILVVDTIGYSIPIRKSRLIPRQEQLVYEMIATHDAKVYNFHPHQDQKDFHILSPEPVLMTGLTRKERQLKQLLFMALDQLHSSKNEAEVRYWYTEWCPEQYSAIQELNFESAWQQLFEETKYGWSKRHETFCENLIKGQPFFEKLWEMEHGPKVN encoded by the coding sequence ATGTTGTATCTTCATGATGTTTGGGTAAATTGGTTTGAAGGTGAGGAAAACGGATATAATGTTTGCCACTTTCATGAATGGCGTAAAGATGACGGAGTGGAACTATTAGATCAAGTTCCGCTGGTAAAAGTCGAAGAGATTCTATTTAACTATATTGAGAATGATTTGTCAGAATTACCTCAACAGCTTCTCGATGATATTTTTCAAAAGGCATACTTAAGGAAAAATCACGAAAGAGTTCAACTCGAGTATTGCTTTGTAGTAACGGATGGAGTAGGAATATTAGTGGTTGATACAATAGGTTATTCAATTCCCATTCGAAAAAGCAGGCTCATTCCAAGACAAGAACAGCTAGTTTACGAAATGATTGCCACACATGATGCGAAAGTATATAACTTTCACCCGCACCAGGACCAGAAGGATTTTCATATTTTATCTCCTGAACCGGTGCTGATGACTGGACTAACCCGAAAAGAAAGACAATTAAAGCAGCTATTATTTATGGCACTCGATCAATTACACTCGTCTAAGAATGAAGCGGAAGTAAGATATTGGTATACAGAGTGGTGTCCGGAGCAGTACTCGGCTATCCAGGAGCTAAACTTTGAAAGTGCTTGGCAGCAGCTATTTGAGGAAACTAAATATGGCTGGTCCAAACGGCACGAAACCTTTTGTGAAAATTTAATAAAAGGTCAGCCATTCTTCGAAAAACTTTGGGAGATGGAACATGGTCCTAAAGTAAACTAA
- the trpS gene encoding tryptophan--tRNA ligase: protein METIFSGIQPSGTITLGNYIGALKQFVELQNEYNCYFCIVDQHAITVPQDRIELRKNIRSLAALYLAVGLDPKKATLFIQSEVPAHAQAGWMMQCIAYIGELERMTQFKDKSTGKEAVTASLLTYPPLMAADILLYNADLVPVGEDQKQHMELTRDLAERFNKKYGDVLTIPGVRIPEVGARIMSLQEPTKKMSKSDPNKKAFITPLDDPKQIEKKIKSAVTDSEGIVKFDKVNKPGISNLLTIYSILDKKTIPEIEEMYEGKGYGDFKGDLADVVVNVLKPIQEKYYNLLDSSELDQILDEGAARANEVASKTLKKMENAMGLGRKRR, encoded by the coding sequence ATGGAAACAATTTTTTCAGGTATTCAGCCAAGCGGGACGATTACCCTTGGAAATTATATCGGAGCATTAAAGCAATTTGTAGAACTGCAAAATGAGTATAATTGTTATTTTTGCATTGTGGACCAACATGCCATTACTGTCCCACAGGATCGTATAGAGCTGCGTAAAAATATTAGAAGCCTTGCTGCTTTATATCTGGCCGTTGGACTTGATCCTAAGAAGGCTACATTATTTATTCAGTCAGAGGTTCCTGCACATGCACAAGCAGGATGGATGATGCAGTGCATTGCCTATATTGGTGAATTAGAGAGAATGACACAATTTAAAGATAAATCTACTGGTAAAGAAGCTGTAACAGCAAGCCTATTAACTTACCCACCATTAATGGCAGCAGATATTTTATTGTACAATGCGGACCTAGTACCGGTTGGTGAGGACCAAAAGCAACACATGGAATTGACTCGTGATTTAGCAGAAAGATTTAATAAAAAGTATGGGGACGTTTTAACGATTCCTGGTGTTCGAATTCCAGAAGTAGGGGCAAGGATTATGTCATTACAAGAACCTACTAAGAAGATGAGTAAGTCCGATCCAAACAAAAAGGCGTTTATCACCCCATTGGATGACCCGAAACAAATTGAGAAGAAAATTAAAAGTGCTGTTACCGACTCGGAGGGCATCGTTAAATTCGATAAGGTTAATAAACCTGGAATTTCGAATTTACTTACGATCTATTCAATCCTTGATAAAAAAACAATTCCCGAGATTGAAGAAATGTACGAAGGTAAAGGATACGGAGATTTTAAAGGTGATTTAGCTGATGTAGTTGTAAATGTATTAAAACCAATACAAGAAAAATACTACAATCTTCTTGATTCCAGTGAACTTGACCAAATTTTAGACGAAGGCGCTGCAAGGGCAAACGAAGTTGCCAGCAAAACACTAAAGAAAATGGAAAATGCAATGGGATTAGGCAGAAAACGCAGATAA
- the spxA gene encoding transcriptional regulator SpxA — translation MVTLYTSPSCTSCRKAKSWLEEHDIPYTERNIFSEPLSIEEIKEILRMTEDGTDEIISTRSKTFQKLDVNLDTMPLQDLFELIKANPGLLRRPIIIDEKRLQVGYNEDEIRRFLPRRVRTFQLREAQRMVN, via the coding sequence ATGGTAACACTATACACTTCACCAAGTTGTACATCATGCAGAAAAGCGAAATCATGGTTAGAAGAGCATGATATTCCATATACAGAGCGCAATATTTTTTCAGAACCATTATCAATTGAGGAAATTAAAGAAATCCTTCGAATGACTGAAGATGGAACAGATGAAATAATATCCACAAGATCTAAGACCTTTCAAAAATTAGATGTTAATTTAGACACAATGCCACTCCAAGATTTATTTGAATTAATCAAAGCTAATCCGGGATTGCTGCGTCGTCCGATTATTATTGATGAAAAACGGTTGCAGGTTGGATATAATGAGGATGAAATTCGGAGATTTTTACCAAGGAGAGTTCGAACTTTTCAATTAAGAGAAGCACAACGTATGGTTAATTAG